AACATCAGGGGCAGTTTTTCCGGGCTTGGTCTTCAATCGCGGGCCGCGCTGCGGCAAATGCTGCCCGTGTTTATCGAAGCAGCGACAGAGCTGGGTGAACAGGCCCATGCCGCTGCGGGTCTGAAACTCTTGGCAGAGCTGCCCGATCTTGCAGATTCCTCGACTGGCCAGTTCCTGCGGGGACGCGTTGAGGAACGGCGCGGCAACAATGCTTCGGCGCTTAAGGCATATTTTTTGGCTGCCGAAGGTTGGGATGAATACGCAGCCCGCGCACGTTTGGCAGTTGCCGATATGTCCTTGCGTGATGGCGGGTCCGGTGCCCTGCTGTCGGCCCAAAGCATTTTACAGGATGGTGCAGAAGCATGGCGGGGCGACCGCTATGAGTTGGAAATCCTTAAACGTATGGCGCGCCTATATGCCGGGACGGGCGATAAAATCGAAGAATTGCTGGCCCTTGGCAGATTGTTGAAACGTTTTCCCACCTCTAGCGAAGCCAAAGGCGGGCAAGAACAGGCAAAGCAACTTTTGAACGACCTCTATCAAGAGGGCCGCAGCGGAAGCTATCCCTTGTCCGAGTGGATGTCCGCGCATCTACGCTTACTTCCATTTTTTGGCGCGTTCCCCGCATTCCCTGCCCATACAGAAGCATTGGCGGATTATGTTCTTGGTTTGGGTGCCACAGATCTTGCAGCCAAGGAATACCTGCGCGCCATTCACGAATATTCAACGCGCGACAGCCAAACGCATAAATCAGATGTGACGCGCTTGACGCTAAAGCTGGCGGATGCGCAGCGGCAGGCGGGGTTGTTACCTCAGGCACGTGCGACACTTGAGGCCATGAAGCTGGAAACGGTTGATCCACAGCATGACGCCCATGCCACATTAGCCGCAAAGGTGCTGTCTGAGTTAAATGATGGACCAGCCTTGATGCAAACGACCCTAACCGCCCCAACGCCCGACCATCTGCGGGATCTCGGCATGGCGCTGTCCGATGCCGAAGAATGGGGTGAAGCCACCGCTACCTTTCTACAGCTTTGGAAGGATCATCCGTATGAATTTGCATTTGAAGACGCCACCAGATTACTGATCGCTGCCAACCGATCAAACAACAGTGCAGCAATCAGCAAGGTGGCGCGCGCCTTTCCGCAGCTTACCAGCTCTGCGGCCCTTATTGATCTTGCAAAAAGCCTGAATGCGACACCGCAAAGCCTGATGCCATTAAGCGCTGAAAAAGTGGCTGACAGGTTACAAAGTCTCGATGACGCGTTTCAAACCATCAAGAATACAAGTGTATCACCTTGAACATCAGGTTAAAGCTGTACTTCAACAAGTTCAAAATGTTCAGTAATTTCCAATTCTTTAACTCTCCTTAAACTTCACTTCTTTAAGTGTACTGTAGAGACAAGAATAAAAAGACAAATAGAGGCGGAAATAATGAGCATTTCAAGCGCACTCCAGACGGGTGTGAGTGGTCTTCAGGCCAATTCAAAAGCGGTCGGCAGCATTTCTGAAAACATCGCAAATGCGAATACTGTCGGCTATCGCCGCGGCTTTGTTCATATGGTTACGACCACAGCTTCTGGCGGCAACCGCGAGGGTGTCTTGTCGGTCGCGGGCGTGGATGAGGTTGATATTTCTTCGGCAGGTGGCTTGATTTCCACCCAGTCCGGAACGGACCTCGCCATCGGTGGCAACGGGTTCTTTGCCGTTTCAATCAACCCAAATGATCCTGTCGCGACGAATTACCTCCTGACCCGCGCAGGATCGTTCCTGCCAGATGAAGATGGCAATCTGCGCAATGCCGCCGGTTACTACCTTGCCGGTTATCCGTATGGTCTGGATGGCACCATCGGTTCTGTTGATCGTAGCTCCTTTGACCAGATGGAAACCGTGAATATCGGCAACATCAATATCTCAGCCGGGGTTTCAACCGCAGTCACCGCCTCCGGCAACCTGCCGTCTCAGGACACCGGTCTTGTCACCCCCGGCGCCCCTTTCCTGACCTCTTCCGAAATCTTTACATCCCTTGGCGAAAGCCAGCGTATCGGCCAGTCTTGGACACCGACTTCCACGGCAAACACCTGGGATCTGGAATTGTCAGATCAAAATGGTGCCCCGCTTGGTACATTGACGGTCGAGTTTAGTGACTCCGGTCCTGAAGCGGGCTCTCCGCTGGCATATACCGCCTTCACCTCAACAGCGACGGCACCTGCGGACTTTAGTTTCGACGCCGCAACCGGTGTTGCTACGTTGACATTGGACAACGGGGCGACACCACAAGTGGTTGACCTTGAACTCGGCGCCCCGGGGACCTTTGATGGGATCACCCAGTTTGCTGGCGATTTCAGCCTGTCCTTCGACCGTGACGGATCCAGCGCCGGTGAACTTGTGCGCAGCGAAATTTCTCCTGACGGGGTGCTGTTTGGCATCTTTGACAATGGGATGCGCCGGGCGCTTTATGAAATTCCGGTCGCCATCGTAGACAACCCGAACGGTTTGATCGCGGCAAAGGGCAATGCCTATAATCTGTCCGGCGAGACAGGATCATTCAACGCACTACAGGCGAACTCCTCAACCGTGGGGGCGATTAACGCTGGTGCGCTTGAAGGGTCCAATGTGGATATCGCCCAAGAGATGACCGATCTCATCAAAGCGCAGCGGGCGTTCTCGACCAATGCCAAGGTGATCACAACCGTTGACGAGTTGATGGACGAAACAACCAGATTGAAACGTTAATTTCTTAATGCCGGAGTAAGACATGAGTCTGACAGGGGCACTTAATTCTGCATCATCGGGCCTGCGCACCACGCAGACATTGTCCAGTGTCGCCGCCGACAATGTGGCCAACGCGCTTACGCCTGGATACACAAGACGAAGCGCTGCGGTCGTGTCGACGGCCAATGGGCAGCGCGGTGTGACCATCGCGGATATACGCCGGGAGGTCGACGCCTCGCTCCAGCGGATGTCGCGTATGGAAACAGGAAAGATGGTCCGCTATCAGGTGCTTGATGAAGGGCTTAGCAGATACACTGCATTTCTGGGCCAACCCGGGGACGGAAGATCGCCGGCGGATAAATTCAGCGCTTTCCAAAACAGCTTTACCACGCTGATCAACATGCCCTCTGCCCATGGGGCGCAATCAGGTGTCGCCCTTGCTGCGGAGGATCTGGCACAATCGGTGCGCGGCGCGGCGACCAGCCTTAGCACAACCCTAAGCGAAGTTGACATGGAAATGCGCTATGAGGTCGCCGACCTTAATCAGGCGCTGTATCAACTTCAGGACCTCAACGCCAAACGGCTGGCCTTTGAACCGGGCACAGCAAATGCGGCGAATATGGGTGAGCAGATCGATGGTTTGCTGGATCAGATTTCCGGCATTGTCGACACCCGTGTGTCCTTCTCTTCCACCGGTACGGTAAGTGTCTACACCGTCGGCGGCGCGGCCCTGATTGAAGGGCAATCAGTGCAGGACGTGACATTCAATGCAGGTGACGGCACCTTGATGGCCGGTCAACAGGATATCACCCCCTTCAAGGATGGCGTGCGCGGCCTGCAACACGGCAGTCTGGTCGGCCTGTCAGAGCTGAAACGCACAGTCATCCCGCAGTTCAATGCCCAGCTCGATGAATATGCCCGTGGTTTGATCCAGAGTTTTGAAAACGCCGATACCTCGCTGGCACCGGGCGAGGCAGGCCTGTTCACCGACAATGGCGCGGCCTACAACCCCGCCAATCTGACCGGTCTTGCCAGCCGGTTACAGGTTAATGAAAAAGTGTCTCTGACTGGAGATGGCGAAGTGTGGCGCCTACGTGACGGGCTTGGCGCGACCAGCGAAGGTCCGGCTGCCGATACAACCCAGATCGCGGCATTTGTTGATGGGTTCAACGCCGCCGTGGGCGCACCTGCCAGCACCGGAATCGCGGCCACTGTGACTTTGCAGGACTTTGCTGCAGAGATGGTCACCAGCCAGTCAACAGCGCGCGTTCGGGCCGAAAACAACTATTCCGCCGCCAGAACGGCAGCTGAAATGGTGAACGGCACAAGATCGAACGCAGAAGGTGTAAACATTGACGACGAGATGCAGCGCCTGCTGCTGATCGAGCAGAGCTATGCCGCCAATTCAAGAGTGCTGACCACCGTATCCAATATGATTGATACGTTAATCGCGGCAGTATGAGGAAATACCATGACATTCGGCATCAATAACATTTCGACCCTGCAATTCGCCTCGTTCAACCGGCTTAACGTGCAAAGCACCAGTCTGGCGCTGCAACGTGCCGGTCAGGAGCTGGCGACAGGACGCAAGGCGGATATTTTCGCCGATCTGGGGTCGAATGCCGTTTCGACCATCAAGATGCGCGCCCGCGAGGCGGATACGCAAACCTTCATGAAATCCAATGACCTTATTGGGAACAAACTTGAGGCGATGGTGCTGTCTGTCGACACTGCACGCGACAATGTTCAGGCCGTGCTGGAACGCGCCATTACCAATGCGTCCCGCCCCCATATCGACGCCGGGTCACTGCAACGCGATGCGCTTGCCGCGCTGGATACATTTGTTGCGGTGATGAACACCAGCCACAATGGGGACCACTTGTTTTCCGGCCTCGACTCGGATGCTGCTCCCCTGATGCGGTGGTCACAGACCAATGCCGCAACCGGTCTTTCGCCGCAGGATGCCATCACTTCCATATATGGTGCTGGCCCTGTTGACGCCGCAACGGCCGCAACCATCGCCGGTCAGATCGACCTTGCCTTTGCTTCAAATGATGCGGTTGATCCGAACCGGAACTTCGAGGCGACAATGTATCAGGGTACCCCCGCGCTTGATGGTGGCGGGCAGCCCTCAGAACAAGTGAAAGCCTGGGTCAATAGCGGCCAACAGGTGACCTATGGCGTGCGGGCGAATGACACCGCATTTGTCGAGGCTTACAAAGGGCTGTCCATGCTGGCGGTTACTGATGTCAGCACCTTGGATGAAGATGCCTATGTCACCTATATGGATAGCGTGATCAACGCGCTAAGCAACGCGCAGGAAGGCATGCGCGCCATTTCGGCACAGATCGGGTTTAACCAGCAGATCGTTGAATCCGCGCAAAACCAGCTGACAGATCTTTCCCTGATCCAACGCACTCAAATCGGCAATTACGAAAAC
This DNA window, taken from Sulfitobacter pacificus, encodes the following:
- a CDS encoding tetratricopeptide repeat protein, with the translated sequence MCLFKLHRAFPGLILALVAGHIHAEPTVTAAATTMEAPVRAQDWQRDLDLQHWGSATFHADLSSAIIALSAAHGATKCTVMLDIAELYLTHMLLYEARTTLEGITPVTPDQARRLRVLKNATSLLSGQAVEDFTGSALNATNRPDRAFWAALQAIAHADAGMLSANIRGSFSGLGLQSRAALRQMLPVFIEAATELGEQAHAAAGLKLLAELPDLADSSTGQFLRGRVEERRGNNASALKAYFLAAEGWDEYAARARLAVADMSLRDGGSGALLSAQSILQDGAEAWRGDRYELEILKRMARLYAGTGDKIEELLALGRLLKRFPTSSEAKGGQEQAKQLLNDLYQEGRSGSYPLSEWMSAHLRLLPFFGAFPAFPAHTEALADYVLGLGATDLAAKEYLRAIHEYSTRDSQTHKSDVTRLTLKLADAQRQAGLLPQARATLEAMKLETVDPQHDAHATLAAKVLSELNDGPALMQTTLTAPTPDHLRDLGMALSDAEEWGEATATFLQLWKDHPYEFAFEDATRLLIAANRSNNSAAISKVARAFPQLTSSAALIDLAKSLNATPQSLMPLSAEKVADRLQSLDDAFQTIKNTSVSP
- a CDS encoding flagellar hook protein FlgE, with the translated sequence MSISSALQTGVSGLQANSKAVGSISENIANANTVGYRRGFVHMVTTTASGGNREGVLSVAGVDEVDISSAGGLISTQSGTDLAIGGNGFFAVSINPNDPVATNYLLTRAGSFLPDEDGNLRNAAGYYLAGYPYGLDGTIGSVDRSSFDQMETVNIGNINISAGVSTAVTASGNLPSQDTGLVTPGAPFLTSSEIFTSLGESQRIGQSWTPTSTANTWDLELSDQNGAPLGTLTVEFSDSGPEAGSPLAYTAFTSTATAPADFSFDAATGVATLTLDNGATPQVVDLELGAPGTFDGITQFAGDFSLSFDRDGSSAGELVRSEISPDGVLFGIFDNGMRRALYEIPVAIVDNPNGLIAAKGNAYNLSGETGSFNALQANSSTVGAINAGALEGSNVDIAQEMTDLIKAQRAFSTNAKVITTVDELMDETTRLKR
- the flgK gene encoding flagellar hook-associated protein FlgK — its product is MSLTGALNSASSGLRTTQTLSSVAADNVANALTPGYTRRSAAVVSTANGQRGVTIADIRREVDASLQRMSRMETGKMVRYQVLDEGLSRYTAFLGQPGDGRSPADKFSAFQNSFTTLINMPSAHGAQSGVALAAEDLAQSVRGAATSLSTTLSEVDMEMRYEVADLNQALYQLQDLNAKRLAFEPGTANAANMGEQIDGLLDQISGIVDTRVSFSSTGTVSVYTVGGAALIEGQSVQDVTFNAGDGTLMAGQQDITPFKDGVRGLQHGSLVGLSELKRTVIPQFNAQLDEYARGLIQSFENADTSLAPGEAGLFTDNGAAYNPANLTGLASRLQVNEKVSLTGDGEVWRLRDGLGATSEGPAADTTQIAAFVDGFNAAVGAPASTGIAATVTLQDFAAEMVTSQSTARVRAENNYSAARTAAEMVNGTRSNAEGVNIDDEMQRLLLIEQSYAANSRVLTTVSNMIDTLIAAV
- a CDS encoding flagellin, whose protein sequence is MTFGINNISTLQFASFNRLNVQSTSLALQRAGQELATGRKADIFADLGSNAVSTIKMRAREADTQTFMKSNDLIGNKLEAMVLSVDTARDNVQAVLERAITNASRPHIDAGSLQRDALAALDTFVAVMNTSHNGDHLFSGLDSDAAPLMRWSQTNAATGLSPQDAITSIYGAGPVDAATAATIAGQIDLAFASNDAVDPNRNFEATMYQGTPALDGGGQPSEQVKAWVNSGQQVTYGVRANDTAFVEAYKGLSMLAVTDVSTLDEDAYVTYMDSVINALSNAQEGMRAISAQIGFNQQIVESAQNQLTDLSLIQRTQIGNYENVDPYEAATRVQGLEIQLQASYEVTSRLSGLSILNFLR